A single region of the Gammaproteobacteria bacterium genome encodes:
- the aprA gene encoding adenylyl-sulfate reductase subunit alpha gives MAGEFGNPEVVQEEVDILMIGGGMACCGAAYEIMPWAKKAKEEHGIDLKIKLVDKAAMDRSGAVAQGLSAINTYIGAEQDPADYARMVSNDLMGLTRDDLAYDLGRVVDESVHLFEEWGLPIWKTDENGERFDGSKGMTSLKDGGKPVRSGKWQIMINGESYKWIVAEAAKKSLGIDRIEERIFIVKLINDKNDPSRIAGAVGFSTRDHKIVVYKAKAILLAAGGCVNIFRPRSVGEGQGRAWYPVWNAGSTYSMAAEAGAELTMMENRFVPTRFKDGYGPVGAWFLLFKAKATNAFGEVYMDRNKEMLNDYPPYGQAAVPASCLRNHLMLKEMKEGRGPIWMDTVTALANLRKTLSPREVKHLEAEAWEDFLDMCIGQCGVWVGENIEPEKKNSELMPTEPYLLGSHSGCCGIWTSGPTDVGAPTTEEHDEADKVPGHLPSGWNWGYRGMTTVSGLFTAGDGVGASGHKFSSGSHAEGRMAAKSMVKYCIDNQDFSPELDTDIDTLVDAIYQPVRTFLEFKDYSTAIDVNPNYITPKMLQFRLQKIMDEYVAGCSTYYNTNAEMLRVAGEKMDMLKEDAEKMRAKDLHELLRAWENYHRILTAEAHMKHIEFREESRYPGFYYRMDKNFVDEENWHCFVNSIYSKETQKWTCFKRAHVDIVDKAKLFK, from the coding sequence ATGGCTGGTGAATTTGGAAATCCAGAGGTAGTCCAAGAAGAGGTTGATATCCTCATGATTGGTGGTGGCATGGCGTGTTGCGGTGCTGCGTACGAAATCATGCCTTGGGCAAAAAAAGCAAAAGAAGAGCACGGTATTGATCTGAAGATCAAACTGGTTGATAAAGCCGCAATGGATCGTTCTGGTGCGGTTGCCCAGGGTCTCTCTGCGATCAACACCTACATCGGTGCTGAGCAGGATCCTGCGGATTACGCGCGCATGGTCTCTAACGATTTGATGGGGCTGACCCGTGATGATTTAGCCTACGATCTCGGTCGTGTGGTTGATGAATCCGTACATCTGTTTGAAGAATGGGGTCTGCCCATCTGGAAAACCGACGAAAACGGCGAGCGTTTTGACGGCTCTAAAGGCATGACCTCATTGAAAGACGGCGGCAAACCCGTACGTTCTGGTAAATGGCAAATCATGATCAACGGCGAATCCTACAAATGGATCGTTGCTGAAGCTGCGAAAAAATCCCTCGGTATTGACCGCATTGAAGAACGTATCTTCATCGTCAAACTGATCAACGACAAAAACGATCCTAGCCGCATCGCTGGCGCAGTGGGTTTCTCTACTCGTGATCACAAAATCGTGGTTTACAAAGCCAAAGCGATCCTGTTGGCCGCGGGTGGTTGTGTCAACATCTTCCGTCCTCGTTCCGTAGGCGAAGGTCAAGGCCGTGCGTGGTACCCCGTTTGGAATGCAGGTTCTACCTATTCCATGGCTGCCGAAGCCGGTGCTGAATTGACCATGATGGAAAACCGCTTTGTACCCACCCGTTTTAAAGACGGTTACGGTCCTGTTGGCGCGTGGTTCCTGCTCTTCAAAGCCAAAGCAACCAACGCTTTTGGTGAAGTGTACATGGATCGCAACAAAGAGATGCTGAACGACTACCCTCCTTACGGTCAGGCAGCGGTTCCTGCGTCTTGCTTGCGTAACCACTTAATGCTGAAAGAGATGAAAGAAGGTCGTGGTCCCATCTGGATGGACACCGTTACCGCTCTGGCTAACTTGCGCAAAACCTTGTCTCCTCGCGAAGTGAAACATCTGGAAGCAGAAGCGTGGGAAGATTTCCTCGATATGTGTATCGGCCAATGTGGTGTCTGGGTTGGTGAAAACATTGAGCCTGAGAAGAAAAACTCCGAGCTGATGCCTACCGAACCCTACCTGTTGGGTTCTCACTCCGGTTGTTGTGGTATCTGGACCTCTGGTCCTACGGACGTTGGTGCACCCACCACTGAAGAACATGACGAAGCCGACAAAGTGCCAGGCCACCTGCCTTCAGGTTGGAACTGGGGCTACCGTGGTATGACCACCGTCAGTGGTCTGTTCACCGCCGGTGATGGTGTTGGTGCTTCTGGGCATAAGTTCTCCTCTGGCTCTCACGCTGAAGGTCGGATGGCTGCTAAGTCCATGGTCAAGTACTGCATTGACAACCAAGACTTCTCACCTGAGTTGGATACCGACATTGACACCTTGGTTGATGCCATTTATCAACCCGTTCGTACCTTCCTGGAGTTCAAAGACTACAGTACTGCGATCGACGTCAACCCGAACTACATCACCCCTAAAATGTTGCAGTTCCGTCTGCAAAAAATTATGGATGAGTACGTTGCCGGTTGTTCTACTTACTACAACACCAACGCAGAAATGCTGCGGGTTGCTGGTGAGAAGATGGACATGCTGAAGGAAGATGCAGAAAAAATGCGTGCGAAAGATCTGCACGAATTGCTGCGTGCATGGGAAAACTACCATCGCATCCTGACTGCTGAAGCGCACATGAAGCACATCGAGTTCCGTGAAGAGTCACGTTATCCTGGTTTCTACTACCGCATGGATAAAAACTTTGTTGATGAAGAGAACTGGCACTGTTTTGTCAACTCCATCTACAGCAAAGAGACTCAAAAGTGGACGTGTTTCAAGCGCGCTCACGTCGATATTGTTGACAAAGCCAAACTGTTCAAGTAA
- the aprB gene encoding adenylyl-sulfate reductase subunit beta, whose protein sequence is MPTFVRTEKCDGCKGQDKTACMYICPHDLMKLDKDGSETGHAMKSYNQEPEQCWECYSCVKICPQNAIEARHYADVVPLGGSVQPLRGSDSIMWTIKFRNGTLKRFKFPIRTTPEGSIDCYGGKAEADMANIEKIGFFNHKEQNGFREGDPSELIRK, encoded by the coding sequence ATGCCAACGTTCGTACGTACTGAGAAATGTGATGGATGTAAAGGTCAAGATAAGACTGCTTGCATGTACATCTGCCCCCACGATTTGATGAAACTCGACAAAGACGGTTCTGAAACCGGCCACGCGATGAAATCATACAACCAAGAGCCTGAGCAGTGCTGGGAGTGTTACTCCTGCGTGAAAATCTGTCCTCAAAACGCCATTGAAGCACGTCACTACGCTGACGTTGTGCCTTTGGGTGGTTCTGTGCAGCCTCTGCGTGGTTCTGACTCCATTATGTGGACGATCAAATTCCGTAACGGCACCTTGAAACGCTTCAAATTCCCTATCCGTACCACACCTGAAGGTTCTATCGATTGTTACGGTGGCAAAGCAGAAGCTGATATGGCCAACATCGAAAAAATCGGTTTCTTCAACCACAAAGAACAGAACGGTTTCCGCGAAGGCGATCCCAGCGAGCTGATCCGTAAGTAA
- a CDS encoding PilT/PilU family type 4a pilus ATPase has translation MARIDAFLKLARNQGCSDIHLAVDVPPMLRINGDLMPIKFRDLRKNELKGYLHEILTEAQQQRLQHGEDLDFSYSDPEVGRFRVNLFHKSTGLGATFRHIDSNIPSLEKLGLPPIVEQLGDHHQGMVLVTGSTGTGKSTTLAALIDYLNRTKAINIISLEDPIEFLHPSKKSQVVQREIGTHVKTFADGIRAALREDPDVIFVGELRDSEAIMMAMTAAETGHLVLGTLHTTTASKTVDRIIDALPAEQREQGKTFLSQNLHGVITQQLVKTLDGRGRKAIIETLVMTRAIAQLILRDKTHQIPAQIQTGKTYGMQLMDQALMIAIEKQEIDPNEAYLRANDKKVFQRFVTDPTILPKVDLAGL, from the coding sequence ATGGCGCGCATTGACGCCTTTCTCAAATTAGCTCGCAACCAAGGCTGCTCAGACATTCATCTGGCGGTTGATGTCCCACCCATGTTGCGCATCAACGGCGATCTGATGCCGATTAAATTCCGCGATCTGCGCAAAAACGAATTAAAGGGTTATCTGCACGAAATCCTTACCGAAGCCCAGCAGCAGCGCCTGCAACACGGCGAAGATCTGGATTTCTCCTACAGCGACCCCGAAGTGGGACGTTTTCGGGTCAATCTGTTTCACAAATCCACCGGTCTTGGTGCTACTTTTCGGCACATCGACTCTAATATTCCTTCACTGGAAAAACTCGGTCTGCCACCCATTGTCGAGCAACTGGGCGATCATCACCAAGGCATGGTCTTAGTCACTGGCTCCACCGGCACCGGCAAATCCACCACCCTGGCGGCGCTGATTGATTACCTGAACCGCACCAAAGCGATCAACATCATCAGCCTTGAAGACCCAATTGAATTTCTCCACCCGAGCAAAAAATCCCAGGTGGTACAAAGAGAGATCGGTACCCATGTAAAAACCTTTGCCGACGGCATCCGCGCCGCTCTGCGTGAAGACCCCGATGTCATCTTCGTCGGTGAACTGCGTGACTCTGAAGCCATAATGATGGCCATGACCGCCGCTGAAACCGGACATTTGGTGCTCGGCACACTGCACACCACCACCGCCTCCAAAACTGTGGATCGAATTATTGATGCGCTGCCTGCGGAGCAGCGCGAACAAGGAAAAACCTTTCTATCTCAAAATCTGCATGGCGTTATCACGCAACAGTTGGTCAAAACATTGGATGGAAGAGGGCGCAAAGCGATTATCGAAACATTGGTCATGACACGCGCCATCGCACAACTTATTTTGCGCGATAAAACCCACCAGATCCCCGCCCAAATTCAAACGGGCAAAACCTACGGCATGCAACTGATGGATCAGGCACTGATGATTGCAATAGAAAAACAAGAAATTGATCCCAATGAAGCGTACTTAAGAGCCAATGACAAAAAAGTCTTTCAACGTTTTGTTACCGATCCCACTATTCTACCCAAAGTAGACTTGGCTGGCCTCTAG
- a CDS encoding adenylate/guanylate cyclase domain-containing protein — MDVNGNENNKFMTTETYRCVVMFADVAGSTRLYEELGDQLAQQVIAERLVSMAAVVERFQGTVIKTIGDEIMVRFDEPDLAVMAACHIHELGASKTVQGVILSEHIGLHYGSTVLSNGDLFGDAVNVAARLTSVARGGQIMTSQETMDRLSDDLSLLARRFDLTKVKGRSQPIIMYEVIWESEDDVTGIHEQGVTRPLALEPLLLRCHTEERTLLPNSVMLLGRGSQCDLVIKGNAISRLHAFIEYHNGKFILRDESTNGTYVKMKEGRAVYLRREELPLLGSGVISLGAPVREPDHRLLYFDAQQGEEQAESEAEKLTVLIGVQPVKMSR, encoded by the coding sequence ATGGATGTTAATGGCAATGAAAATAATAAGTTTATGACTACTGAAACGTATCGTTGTGTGGTGATGTTTGCGGATGTGGCGGGAAGTACCCGACTTTACGAGGAGTTGGGGGATCAACTGGCGCAACAAGTGATCGCTGAACGTCTCGTTTCTATGGCAGCCGTGGTGGAGCGTTTTCAAGGTACGGTGATTAAAACCATCGGTGATGAGATCATGGTGCGTTTTGATGAGCCGGACCTGGCTGTGATGGCAGCCTGTCATATTCATGAACTGGGTGCCTCAAAAACGGTGCAGGGAGTGATTCTTTCTGAGCACATTGGTCTGCACTACGGCTCGACGGTGCTTTCCAATGGCGATCTGTTTGGTGATGCGGTCAATGTGGCCGCACGTCTGACCAGTGTGGCGCGTGGCGGGCAAATTATGACTTCACAAGAGACCATGGATCGACTCTCTGACGATTTGAGTCTGTTGGCGCGCCGTTTTGATCTGACAAAAGTTAAGGGACGCAGCCAGCCGATTATTATGTATGAGGTGATTTGGGAGTCGGAGGATGACGTTACCGGCATTCATGAGCAGGGAGTCACTCGTCCCTTGGCGCTGGAGCCGTTGCTGCTGCGTTGTCACACGGAAGAGCGCACTCTGCTACCCAATTCAGTGATGTTGTTGGGGCGTGGCAGTCAATGTGATTTGGTGATTAAAGGTAATGCGATTTCGCGCTTGCACGCCTTTATTGAGTATCACAATGGTAAATTTATCTTGCGTGATGAGAGCACCAATGGGACTTATGTGAAAATGAAAGAGGGGCGTGCTGTCTACCTACGTCGAGAGGAGTTGCCGTTGCTCGGCTCAGGGGTGATCAGTTTGGGTGCGCCGGTCAGAGAACCGGATCATCGCCTGCTCTATTTTGATGCGCAACAGGGTGAAGAGCAAGCAGAGAGTGAAGCGGAAAAACTCACTGTTTTGATCGGTGTTCAGCCTGTTAAAATGAGCCGTTAG
- a CDS encoding type IV pilus twitching motility protein PilT, whose protein sequence is MNQVDRLLRKLIESEGSDLHLIAGDPPRIRKTGDLAPFDEPPLHSEKVHEYLYEIMDQTARLSFEKDDGADFAYSIEHLARFRVNAFRHLNGVCMVFRAIPNKAMSLEELGLPSIISSLSMDKQGLILVTGKTGSGKSTTLAAIVDSINRKKKGHIITIEDPIEFTHQRKQCLISQRQVGLHTPSFASALRSALREDPDAILVGEMRDHETISLAVTAAETGILVLGTLHTNRASDTVDRIINSYPSSKQAQVRTMLSTSLRCIISQQLARRADGSGRVAAIEILINTSAVSNLLREGKTNQLDDVMQSGALLGMQAMDGALRKLLDQQLITGEEAYQKALSKREFEQFRETPQN, encoded by the coding sequence ATGAACCAAGTAGACCGACTGCTGCGAAAATTGATTGAATCCGAAGGTTCCGACCTGCATCTGATTGCGGGTGATCCGCCTCGAATCCGTAAAACCGGTGATCTGGCTCCGTTTGACGAACCACCGCTGCACTCAGAAAAAGTCCATGAATATCTTTATGAAATCATGGATCAAACCGCCCGATTGAGTTTTGAAAAAGACGACGGAGCCGATTTTGCCTACAGCATCGAACATCTGGCACGCTTTAGGGTCAACGCCTTTCGCCACCTAAACGGCGTCTGCATGGTCTTTCGTGCCATCCCCAATAAAGCCATGAGCCTTGAAGAACTCGGGCTGCCCAGCATCATTTCCAGCCTCAGCATGGACAAACAGGGCTTGATTTTAGTCACTGGCAAAACCGGCTCAGGCAAGTCCACCACGCTGGCTGCGATTGTGGACTCCATCAATCGCAAAAAGAAGGGTCACATCATCACCATTGAAGATCCGATTGAGTTTACCCACCAGCGCAAGCAGTGCCTGATCAGCCAACGCCAAGTTGGTTTACACACACCCAGTTTTGCCAGCGCACTGCGCTCGGCCTTGCGTGAAGATCCCGATGCCATTCTGGTCGGTGAGATGCGCGACCATGAAACCATCAGCCTCGCGGTCACTGCCGCTGAAACCGGCATCTTGGTATTGGGGACGCTGCACACCAACCGCGCCTCCGACACCGTGGATCGCATCATCAACTCCTACCCCTCCTCCAAGCAGGCTCAGGTGCGCACCATGCTCTCCACCTCTTTGCGCTGCATTATTTCTCAACAGTTGGCTCGGCGAGCCGACGGCAGCGGCAGAGTTGCCGCAATTGAAATCCTGATCAACACCTCGGCGGTCTCCAATCTGCTGCGCGAAGGTAAAACCAATCAGCTGGATGATGTGATGCAAAGTGGTGCCTTGCTGGGGATGCAAGCGATGGATGGAGCCTTACGCAAACTGCTCGATCAACAACTCATCACCGGTGAGGAAGCCTACCAAAAAGCCCTCAGCAAACGTGAATTTGAACAATTTCGTGAAACACCACAAAACTAA